In Heliangelus exortis chromosome W, bHelExo1.hap1, whole genome shotgun sequence, the following proteins share a genomic window:
- the LOC139789302 gene encoding 3-ketoacyl-CoA thiolase, mitochondrial-like, with amino-acid sequence MALLRGIFIVAAKRTPFGTYGGLLKDFTATDLAEHAARAALAAGKVPPEIIDSVVVGSVIQSSSDAIYIARHVGLRVGVPVPVPALTINRLCGSGFQSIANGCQEICLNDAEVVLCGGAENMSQAPYAVRNIRFGTRLGAELKLEDTLWEGLTDTHVKIPMAVTAENLAAKYNITREECDKYAYKTQQRCKAAQDAGYFNTEMAPIEVKTRKGKENMHRDEHPKPQTTLEQLGKLPSIFKKNGTVTAGNASGVCDGAGAVIIASESALKKHNLTPLARVVAFHSSGCDPSIMGIGPVAAITEVLKKAGLTLKDMDLVEVNEAFAPQYLAVEKVLGLDPEKTNINGGAIAVGHPLGASGSRITAHLVHELRRRGGKYAVGSACIGGGQGIALIIENTA; translated from the exons ATGGCGCTCCTGAGGG GTATCTTCATCGTGGCAGCCAAGAGAACCCCTTTTGGGACCTATGGGGGTTTGCTGAAGGACTTCACAGCCACTGACCTTGCAGAACATGCTGCTCGAGCTGCCTTAGCTGCTGGCAAGGTCCCTCCTGAGATCATTGACAGCGTGGTGGTTGGCAGTGTCATCCAG aGCTCCTCAGATGCCATTTATATTGCAAGACACGTGGGTTTACGTGTGGGAGTTCCTGTCCCAGTCCCAGCCCTCACCATCAACAGACTTTGTGGCTCTGGCTTCCAATCCATTGCCAATGGATGTCAG GAAATTTGTCTGAATGATGCTGAAGTTGTGCTGTGTGGGGGAGCTGAAAATATGAGCCAGGCTCCTTATGCTGTTCGAAACATCAGATTTGGAACCAGATTAGGAGCAGAACTCAAG ctggaagacACATTGTGGGAAGGCCTGACAGATACTCATGTGAAAATACCCATGGCAGTTACAGCTGAAAATCTGGCTGCAAAATACAACATCACCAGGGAGGAGTGTGACAAATACGCCtacaaaacacaacagagatGTAAGGCAG ctcagGATGCAGGTTACTTCAACACTGAGATGGCCCCAATTGaagtgaaaacaagaaaggggaaagaaaacatgCATAGGGATGAGCACCCCAAACCCCAGACCACACTGGAGCAACTGGGAAAGCTCCCaagtatctttaaaaagaatGGAACAGTGACTGCTGGGAATGCTTCA GGGGTGTGTGATGGGGCTGGTGCAGTCATCATTGCCAGTGAATCAGCTCTTAAAAAGCACAACCTCACTCCTCTGGCCAGGGTAGTAGCCTTCCACTCATCTGGCTGTGACCCTTCCATAATGGGCATTG GCCCAGTGGCTGCAATCACTGAGGTTCTGAAAAAAGCAGGACTGACCCTGAAGGACATGGATTTGGTGGAG GTGAACGAGGCCTTTGCACCTCAGTATCTGGCTGTGGAAAAAGTTTTGGGCCTTGACCCAGAAAAAACCAACATCAACGGTGGGGCCATTGCTGTGGGTCACCCTTTGGGTGCATCAGGATCACGGATCACAGCTCACCTGGTCCATGAATTAAG GCGGCGCGGCGGGAAGTACGCGGTTGGTTCAGCTTGCATTGGTGGTGGCCAGGGAATTGCTCTGATCATTGAGAACACAGCCTGA